From a region of the Rhipicephalus microplus isolate Deutch F79 chromosome X, USDA_Rmic, whole genome shotgun sequence genome:
- the LOC142761690 gene encoding juvenile hormone acid O-methyltransferase-like isoform X1: MDKAASFPLPLKYIRQEYTNYASRMAWISQEQVLELGCGPGLISRQVLQPLCEAHFARLLAVDRASEAILYAQQHSHHRDISYCHVPDLHISVPVEMRGAFNKLFHYGGALPCTEGNGLSQASILLDIKGSCVLLLPVRCCLFDVLEQLSSSPRWKAYMRDAMRLVPPQSHWQEPVETFKKAAKEAGMEVNTVKLDTTEATFDSSKQFQEFLGWAIPFVARIPMENRQAFLDEALALSFDQGVQMTSSDKLQLSITLLSALCTKVQNI; encoded by the exons ATGGACAAGGCAGCTTCATTTCCACTGCCTTTAAAGTACATCCGACAAGAGTACACCAATTATGCTTCTAGGATGGCATGGATTTCTCAG GAGCAAGTACTGGAACTTGGTTGTGGTCCTGGCCTGATAAGCCGGCAAGTATTACAGCCCTTGTGCGAGGCCCATTTTGCCCGCCTTCTCGCAGTTGACAGAGCTTCAGAGGCCATTCTGTATGCTCAGCAGCATTCTCACCACAGAGACATCTCATACTGCCATGTTCCTGATCTACACATAAG TGTACCTGTAGAGATGCGAGGGGCATTCAACAAGCTCTTCCACTATGGTGGTGCTTTGCCGTGCACCGAAGGCAATGGACTAAGCCAAGCATCAATACTGCTAGACATTAAAGGCAGCTGTGTTCTGCTCCTGCCTGTGCGCTGTTGTCTCTTTGATGTACTCGAACAGCTCTCAAGCAGTCCCCGCTGGAAGGCCTACATGCGA GATGCAATGCGGCTGGTACCACCTCAGAGCCACTGGCAGGAACCTGTGGAGACGTTTAAAAAAGCAGCAAAAGAAGCTGGCATGGAAGTGAATACCGTTAAACTTGACACCACAGAGGCTACTTTTGACAGCAGTAAGCAATTTCAAG AGTTTCTGGGCTGGGCCATCCCATTCGTAGCACGCATCCCGATGGAAAACAGGCAGGCATTCTTGGATGAAGCATTGGCACTGAGTTTCGACCAAGGTGTGCAGATGACATCAAGTGACAAGCTCCAGCTTTCAATCACACTCTTGAGTGCGCTCTGCACTAAAGTGCAAAACATTTGA
- the LOC142761690 gene encoding uncharacterized protein LOC142761690 isoform X2, translating into MDKAASFPLPLKYIRQEYTNYASRMAWISQEQVLELGCGPGLISRQVLQPLCEAHFARLLAVDRASEAILYAQQHSHHRDISYCHVPDLHISVPVEMRGAFNKLFHYGGALPCTEGNGLSQASILLDIKGSCVLLLPVRCCLFDVLEQLSSSPRWKAYMRDAMRLVPPQSHWQEPVETFKKAAKEAGMEVNTVKLDTTEATFDSSKQFQAMEPGDYPK; encoded by the exons ATGGACAAGGCAGCTTCATTTCCACTGCCTTTAAAGTACATCCGACAAGAGTACACCAATTATGCTTCTAGGATGGCATGGATTTCTCAG GAGCAAGTACTGGAACTTGGTTGTGGTCCTGGCCTGATAAGCCGGCAAGTATTACAGCCCTTGTGCGAGGCCCATTTTGCCCGCCTTCTCGCAGTTGACAGAGCTTCAGAGGCCATTCTGTATGCTCAGCAGCATTCTCACCACAGAGACATCTCATACTGCCATGTTCCTGATCTACACATAAG TGTACCTGTAGAGATGCGAGGGGCATTCAACAAGCTCTTCCACTATGGTGGTGCTTTGCCGTGCACCGAAGGCAATGGACTAAGCCAAGCATCAATACTGCTAGACATTAAAGGCAGCTGTGTTCTGCTCCTGCCTGTGCGCTGTTGTCTCTTTGATGTACTCGAACAGCTCTCAAGCAGTCCCCGCTGGAAGGCCTACATGCGA GATGCAATGCGGCTGGTACCACCTCAGAGCCACTGGCAGGAACCTGTGGAGACGTTTAAAAAAGCAGCAAAAGAAGCTGGCATGGAAGTGAATACCGTTAAACTTGACACCACAGAGGCTACTTTTGACAGCAGTAAGCAATTTCAAG CCATGGAGCCAGGTGATTATCCAAAATAA